A single Opisthocomus hoazin isolate bOpiHoa1 chromosome 1, bOpiHoa1.hap1, whole genome shotgun sequence DNA region contains:
- the ESD gene encoding S-formylglutathione hydrolase — protein sequence MALKQVSSNKCFDGFQKVFEHDSVELKCKMKFGIYLPPKAETGRCPVLYWLSGLTCTEQNFITKAGFHQAAAEHGLIVVAPDTSPRGCNIEGEEESWDFGTGAGFYVDATEDPWKTNYRMYSYIKDELPKLINANFPTDPERMSIFGHSMGGHGALILALKNPGKYKSVSAFAPICNPIQCQWGKKAFGGYLGSDVSKWEAYDATQLAKSYPDSHLHILIDQGKDDQFLSAGQLLPDNFIAACTERKIPVVFRLQQGYDHSYFFIATFINHHIKHHAKYLNA from the exons atggcactgaaacaggtttccAGCAACAAATGCTTTGATGGTTTCCAGAAGGTGTTTGAACATGACAG TGTGGAgctaaaatgcaaaatgaaatttgGAATCTACTTGCCTCCAAAAGCAGAAACCGGAAGGTGTCCTGTGCTGTACTGGCTCTCAG GGTTAACTTGCACAGAACAGAATTTTATAACAAAAGCTGGTTTTCATCAAGCTGCGGCTGAACATGGCCTTATTGTAGTCGCACCAGACACAAGCCCAC GTGGCTGCAATattgaaggagaagaggaaagctgGGATTTTGGCACCGGTGCTGGCTTTTATGTGGATGCCACTGAAGATCCTTGGAAAACAAACTATAGGATGTATTCCTACATAAAGGATGAG CTGCCTAAACTAATAAATGCCAACTTTCCAACTGACCCTGAACGGATGTCTATTTTTGGCCATTCCATGGGAGGTCATGGAGCTCTGATTCTTGCTCTGAAGAATCCTGGAAAGTACAAA tCTGTGTCAGCATTTGCTCCCATCTGCAACCCGATTCAGTGTCAGTGGGGGAAGAAAGCCTTTGGTGGGTATCTGGGCTCGGATGTGAGCAAATGGGAG GCGTACGATGCTACGCAACTTGCGAAGTCCTATCCAGACTCTCACCTGCACATCTTGATTGATCAAGGCAAGGATGACCAGTTCCTGTCAGCAGGCCAGTTACTGCCCGATAACTTCATCGCTGCCTGCACAGAGCGGAAAATCCCGGTCGTCTTCAGACTGCAGCAG GGTTACGACCACAGCTATTTTTTCATTGCTACATTCATTAATCACCACATCAAACACCACGCAAAATACCTCAATGCTTGA